GGCATATTTGCTATGGCCGGTGAATACCAGAACGGAAACAGTGGCGGAGGCGGCGACGACGGCGACTCTACCGTAGAGTTGTACCAGTTCTTCGGACAGATTGGGACGCTCGCCAAGTGGATCGCTTATGCGATTGTGGCAATCGTCGTAATATCGCTGTTCATATTCGGGCGTGGCGTCTATACCGACTGGCTGTGGTTCGACAACCTCGGCTATCGCGGCATATTCGTCAAAGTGCTGATGACGCGCATAACCTTGTTCGTCGTCGGTGCAGTTACAATGGCGGTGCTCGCGGGAATCAGCATCTTCGTCGCCAGTCGCGTATCGACTGGCAGAATCACGCTGCCGCTGCCCGACGATCTGCTGGCATTCATGAACCGCGCGCTGACAGGCATCAGTATTGGAGTGGTGGCGCTGCTGTCGCTGGTATTTGGCGGCATAATGGCGGCTCGTTGGGAGATTTTCCTGCGCTACTCTAACGCCTCGCCGTTCGGCCAGATAGACCCCGTGTTCGGGCAAGATGTCGGCTTCTATGTGTTCACATTGCCGATGCTCAGTTTCATACAGGGCTGGCTGCTGGGCGTGCTGCTGCTGATACTGATAGCGACTGTCGCCTACTATTTCCTGCGCTTCAGCATGCAAGGGCTAAGCCTGAACCTGAACATCACCGGGGTGCGGATACACCTGTCCGTCATCGCCGCGCTGGTGATGTTCACCATCGCCTTCGGTCATTGGATCGACAGGTGGGACTTGTTGCTGTCAGACCAAGGCGCGATCTTCGGCGCGGCATACGCCGATGTGAACGCGCGTATGCCGGCGCTGCTGATAATGACCGCGATCGCGGTCGGCGCGGGCTTGCTTATGCTCGCCAACACATATTTCACAGGCAGACGGCTGCTTATTGGCGCATTCGCGCTGTGGTTCGTGGCGAACATTGTGCTTGGCACGCTCTGGCCCAGCGTCATCCAGCAATTCCAGGTAAACCCGAATGAATTTGTGCGTGAGGCGCCGTTCATCGAACGCAACATCCAGTTCACTCGCAGCGCATACGGGCTTGACCGTGTGG
The sequence above is drawn from the Chloroflexota bacterium genome and encodes:
- a CDS encoding UPF0182 family protein, encoding MAGEYQNGNSGGGGDDGDSTVELYQFFGQIGTLAKWIAYAIVAIVVISLFIFGRGVYTDWLWFDNLGYRGIFVKVLMTRITLFVVGAVTMAVLAGISIFVASRVSTGRITLPLPDDLLAFMNRALTGISIGVVALLSLVFGGIMAARWEIFLRYSNASPFGQIDPVFGQDVGFYVFTLPMLSFIQGWLLGVLLLILIATVAYYFLRFSMQGLSLNLNITGVRIHLSVIAALVMFTIAFGHWIDRWDLLLSDQGAIFGAAYADVNARMPALLIMTAIAVGAGLLMLANTYFTGRRLLIGAFALWFVANIVLGTLWPSVIQQFQVNPNEFVREAPFIERNIQFTRSAYGLDRVAEEFYPAETVVDTEVIQNNPQTINNIRLWDYRPLSDVYKQIQIIRPYYDFRDADVDRYEINGEVRQVLLSAREVAPEKLDATTQNWTNTRLVYTHGMGIAMSPVTEFTGEGRPVFFAKDIPADGVIPVHAVGGEDSPEILVTNPRIYYGENTLDYVIANTLQDEVDYQTESGELFRTNYSGHGGVQMSSIFRRMAYAWQFADVNILISGQITGESRLQYRRAIQERIHTVAPFLLLDNDPYIVAAEGGLFWIQDAYTHTNRYPYSDPLGMDLNYMRNSVKITVDAFTGDMRFYIWDDSDSV